One Nonomuraea angiospora DNA segment encodes these proteins:
- the frr gene encoding ribosome recycling factor: protein MIDETLLEAEEKMDKAVSVAKEDFATIRTGRVTPSMFNKINAEYYGTPTPIQQLASFHVPEARMVLIQPFDKSSMGAIEKAIRDSDLGVNPTDDGQVIRVTFPELSEERRKEYIKVARNKGEHAKVSVRNIRRSAKEVLDKMIKDGEAGEDEVRRAEKELDDLTQKHVAKIDELLKHKEAELLEV from the coding sequence GTGATCGACGAAACCCTCCTCGAAGCCGAGGAAAAAATGGACAAGGCCGTCTCGGTCGCGAAGGAGGACTTCGCGACCATCCGTACGGGCCGCGTCACCCCCTCGATGTTCAACAAGATCAACGCCGAGTACTACGGCACGCCGACGCCGATCCAGCAGCTGGCGTCGTTCCATGTGCCGGAGGCGCGCATGGTGCTCATCCAGCCTTTCGACAAGAGTTCGATGGGCGCCATCGAGAAGGCCATCCGCGACTCCGACCTCGGTGTCAACCCCACCGACGACGGCCAGGTGATCCGCGTGACGTTCCCGGAGCTCTCCGAGGAGCGGCGCAAGGAGTACATCAAGGTCGCCAGGAACAAGGGCGAGCACGCCAAGGTGTCGGTGCGTAACATCCGCCGCTCCGCCAAGGAAGTCCTCGACAAGATGATCAAGGATGGCGAGGCGGGGGAGGACGAGGTCAGGCGGGCCGAGAAGGAGCTCGACGACCTCACCCAGAAGCACGTCGCGAAGATCGACGAGCTGCTCAAGCACAAGGAAGCCGAGCTGCTCGAAGTCTGA
- a CDS encoding helix-turn-helix domain-containing protein, with translation MSEGLSDPRAMRALAHPARLMILNRLGLEGSATATEVAEIAGITPSAASYHLRMLAKYGFVEDAPPRGDGRERLWKSVNKPISVGVKPGDHPDVRDAKVRLMLAFRREAHEEADRALAAVEGEPDEWRDVTRFNRMRVRVDPEEMAQLNESIEKLIEPYLIANRDEKGAPSGVRVAEVQLNLFPVAKRPTPGLPTEDHDAAG, from the coding sequence ATGAGTGAGGGGCTCAGTGATCCCAGGGCGATGCGGGCGCTGGCCCACCCGGCGCGCCTGATGATCCTCAATCGACTGGGTCTCGAAGGCAGTGCCACAGCCACTGAAGTGGCGGAGATCGCGGGGATCACGCCCAGCGCCGCCAGCTATCACCTGCGCATGCTGGCCAAGTACGGGTTCGTGGAGGACGCGCCGCCGCGAGGCGATGGCAGGGAACGGCTGTGGAAGAGCGTGAACAAGCCGATCAGCGTCGGAGTCAAGCCGGGCGATCATCCGGACGTACGGGATGCCAAGGTGAGGCTGATGCTGGCGTTCCGCAGGGAGGCGCATGAAGAGGCCGATCGCGCGCTGGCTGCCGTAGAGGGTGAGCCTGACGAGTGGCGGGATGTCACCCGGTTCAACCGAATGAGGGTCAGGGTCGACCCGGAGGAGATGGCTCAGCTCAACGAGTCGATCGAGAAACTGATCGAGCCGTACCTCATCGCCAATCGCGACGAGAAGGGCGCGCCGAGTGGGGTCAGGGTCGCCGAAGTGCAGCTGAACCTCTTCCCGGTCGCGAAGCGGCCGACGCCGGGGCTGCCTACCGAGGATCACGATGCGGCGGGGTGA
- a CDS encoding phosphatidate cytidylyltransferase yields the protein MEESTADTSSGGGGRTGRNLPAAIAVGVVLGALVIGTIYTIKELFLVVVAGAVGVGVMELIKAFATREIKVPAVPVLAGLVAMQAGAYWGGPAWLLATFAVFALVLLVWRMFSDGTDGYVRDASASVFTLFYPAMLAAFVPMLLRLHDGDHRVLIFIAVTVASDIGGYFAGVLFGRHKMTAISPKKTWEGLAGSVIACTAVGAWLVVWLMHGAIWQGALIGALAALLATVGDLIESMIKRDLGIKDLGTILPGHGGLMDRLDSLVTTLVPVWLLMTLFF from the coding sequence GTGGAAGAAAGTACGGCTGACACCAGCTCAGGCGGCGGCGGCCGTACCGGAAGGAACCTGCCCGCCGCGATCGCGGTCGGTGTGGTCCTGGGCGCGCTGGTCATCGGCACGATCTACACGATCAAGGAACTGTTCCTCGTGGTGGTCGCCGGTGCCGTGGGCGTCGGCGTGATGGAGCTGATCAAGGCCTTCGCCACCCGCGAGATCAAGGTGCCCGCGGTGCCGGTGCTCGCGGGCCTGGTGGCGATGCAGGCGGGCGCGTACTGGGGCGGGCCGGCGTGGCTGCTGGCCACGTTCGCGGTGTTCGCGTTGGTGCTCCTGGTCTGGCGCATGTTCAGTGACGGGACCGACGGTTACGTACGGGACGCGTCGGCCTCGGTGTTCACGCTGTTCTATCCCGCCATGCTCGCGGCGTTCGTGCCCATGCTGCTGCGTCTCCACGACGGCGACCACCGGGTGCTGATCTTCATCGCGGTGACCGTGGCCAGCGACATCGGCGGCTACTTCGCGGGCGTGCTGTTCGGCCGGCACAAGATGACGGCGATCAGCCCGAAGAAGACCTGGGAGGGGCTCGCCGGGTCGGTGATCGCGTGTACGGCGGTCGGGGCGTGGCTGGTGGTCTGGCTGATGCACGGCGCCATCTGGCAGGGCGCGCTGATCGGCGCGCTGGCGGCGCTGCTGGCCACCGTGGGTGACCTGATCGAGTCGATGATCAAGCGGGATCTCGGCATCAAGGACCTGGGCACGATCCTGCCCGGTCACGGCGGTCTGATGGACCGGCTCGACTCGCTGGTGACGACGCTGGTGCCGGTCTGGCTGCTGATGACGCTGTTCTTCTAG
- a CDS encoding MFS transporter, with amino-acid sequence MTMTATAAPLPEDRMPDRNLTDENRAPDHNHASSADHIPQRPTAGPEHAAHDGTSDDPSTGSSRHKHAAGYGTAKEPNSSPDHPSHAAPDAPSDNRELSADHHNHAVPDGASDNPNLNPDRRHHAVPNGPSNNRDLSPDHHNHDERSSETTPIPLRNQRDYRLLWAARTISVTGSEVSKLAIPLTAVTLLTASPSQMGLLTAAASVPALLFGLQSGAIADRLTRHRPLMIACELVSCAAAATVPVAWLLDLLSVAWLIIVALVIGTAGVLFRAANFPYVAAVAAPSQRTEAMAGLNASYSVASVSGPSLAGLLVQLFTAPLAVLAEALSFLASALLLRAIRTPEKNEPAASRGMWNDVVEGLRTSVTHPVLRALLGAGVTINFFAMAYTAIYMLYMVNTLNIPKPLIGALIALGGIGGILGAWATARLSKRYGENRILLITVLFFPIEILAVGLLTGPLWWKLALLALTGTITGGIVVAFATCMGAITLRETSPELRGRVNATMTFAVQGVLALGGITGGILAEFIGLRPVILICAAGIALSAIWIWTSPLRPHRRPRPARLTKPSSDPPSPFQTVKSLIASKRYAPR; translated from the coding sequence ATGACCATGACCGCGACCGCAGCGCCATTGCCCGAGGACCGAATGCCTGACCGCAACCTCACCGACGAAAACCGCGCCCCCGATCACAACCACGCCTCCTCTGCGGACCACATTCCCCAGCGCCCCACCGCCGGCCCAGAGCACGCGGCTCACGACGGCACCTCCGATGACCCCAGCACCGGTTCAAGCCGCCACAAACACGCAGCTGGTTACGGCACCGCCAAGGAGCCCAACTCCAGTCCCGACCACCCCAGCCACGCAGCTCCCGATGCCCCCTCCGACAATCGCGAACTCAGCGCGGACCACCACAACCACGCAGTTCCCGATGGCGCCTCCGACAACCCGAACCTCAATCCGGACCGCCGACACCACGCAGTTCCCAACGGCCCCTCCAACAACCGCGACCTCAGCCCGGACCACCACAACCACGACGAACGCAGCTCAGAAACAACACCCATCCCACTCAGAAACCAGCGCGACTACCGACTCCTCTGGGCCGCCCGGACGATCTCCGTCACCGGCTCGGAGGTGTCCAAGCTGGCCATCCCCCTGACCGCGGTAACCCTGCTGACCGCCTCCCCCTCCCAGATGGGGCTGCTGACGGCCGCCGCCTCGGTGCCCGCCCTCCTGTTCGGCCTCCAGTCAGGCGCCATCGCGGACCGGCTCACCCGGCACCGCCCCCTGATGATCGCCTGCGAACTCGTCTCGTGCGCAGCCGCCGCCACAGTCCCCGTGGCTTGGCTCCTCGACCTCCTCAGCGTCGCGTGGCTGATCATCGTGGCCCTCGTGATCGGCACAGCCGGCGTACTCTTCAGGGCGGCGAACTTCCCTTACGTGGCAGCCGTCGCCGCCCCTTCCCAGCGAACCGAGGCGATGGCCGGCCTGAACGCCTCCTACTCGGTGGCGTCCGTCAGCGGCCCCAGCCTGGCCGGTCTCCTGGTTCAACTCTTCACGGCCCCGCTGGCCGTGTTGGCGGAGGCCTTGTCGTTCCTGGCCTCCGCCCTCCTGCTCCGCGCCATCCGCACCCCGGAGAAGAATGAGCCGGCAGCCTCCCGAGGCATGTGGAACGACGTCGTGGAAGGCCTGCGGACCAGCGTCACCCATCCCGTACTACGCGCTCTCCTGGGTGCAGGCGTCACGATCAACTTCTTCGCCATGGCGTACACGGCCATCTACATGCTCTACATGGTCAACACGCTCAACATCCCCAAGCCCCTGATAGGCGCCCTCATCGCTCTGGGCGGCATCGGCGGCATATTGGGCGCCTGGGCCACGGCCCGCCTGTCCAAACGCTACGGCGAGAACCGCATCCTGCTCATCACAGTGCTCTTCTTCCCCATCGAGATCCTGGCGGTAGGCCTGCTGACCGGCCCTTTGTGGTGGAAACTCGCGCTGCTCGCACTAACCGGAACGATCACAGGCGGCATCGTCGTGGCCTTCGCCACCTGCATGGGCGCCATCACCCTGCGCGAAACCTCCCCAGAGCTTCGCGGCCGGGTGAACGCCACCATGACTTTCGCGGTACAAGGAGTCCTGGCCCTCGGCGGCATAACCGGCGGCATCCTCGCCGAATTCATCGGCCTACGCCCGGTCATCCTCATCTGCGCAGCAGGCATAGCCCTGAGCGCCATCTGGATCTGGACATCCCCTCTACGCCCGCACCGCCGCCCGCGCCCCGCCCGCCTGACGAAACCCAGCAGCGATCCGCCGTCCCCATTCCAAACCGTAAAATCCTTGATCGCCTCCAAACGCTACGCTCCTCGCTAA
- the tsf gene encoding translation elongation factor Ts produces MASVNMADVKRLREITAAGMMDCKKALEESEGDFDRAIELLRLKGAKDVGKREARTASNGLVALKQDGDSAAALLELNCETDFVAKGERFQELATQVVEHILETKPADVASLLESSFGGQTVKEHLDTANAALGEKIEIRRFAVLEGGYIGAYMHRTDPALPPAVGVLVQLDKPNAEVAKDIAQHAAAMAPQYLKAASVPADVVEKERKLFEEMTREEGKPEAAIAKIVEGRVNGWYKDFTLLQQAFVKDNKKSVGKYAEENGVEVQAFVRFKVGQA; encoded by the coding sequence ATGGCTTCCGTGAACATGGCCGATGTCAAGCGGCTTCGCGAAATCACCGCTGCCGGCATGATGGACTGCAAGAAGGCGCTCGAGGAGTCCGAGGGTGACTTCGACCGCGCCATCGAGCTTCTGCGCCTCAAGGGCGCCAAGGACGTGGGCAAGCGCGAGGCCCGTACCGCCTCCAACGGCCTGGTCGCGCTCAAGCAGGACGGCGACTCCGCTGCCGCGCTGCTCGAGCTCAACTGCGAGACCGACTTCGTGGCCAAGGGCGAGCGCTTCCAGGAGCTGGCCACCCAGGTTGTCGAGCACATCCTCGAGACCAAGCCCGCCGACGTGGCGTCGCTGCTCGAGTCGTCCTTCGGCGGCCAGACCGTCAAGGAGCACCTCGACACCGCCAACGCCGCGCTCGGCGAGAAGATCGAGATCCGCCGGTTCGCGGTGCTCGAGGGCGGCTACATCGGTGCTTACATGCACCGGACCGACCCGGCGCTGCCGCCGGCCGTCGGCGTGCTGGTCCAGCTCGACAAGCCGAACGCCGAGGTCGCCAAGGACATCGCGCAGCACGCCGCCGCGATGGCCCCGCAGTACCTCAAGGCCGCCTCCGTCCCGGCCGACGTGGTCGAGAAGGAGCGCAAGCTCTTCGAGGAGATGACCCGCGAGGAGGGCAAGCCCGAGGCTGCCATCGCCAAGATCGTCGAGGGCCGCGTGAACGGCTGGTACAAGGACTTCACCCTCCTCCAGCAGGCCTTCGTCAAGGACAACAAGAAGAGCGTGGGCAAGTACGCCGAGGAGAACGGCGTCGAGGTCCAGGCCTTTGTCCGCTTCAAGGTCGGTCAGGCTTAG
- the rpsB gene encoding 30S ribosomal protein S2 produces MAPVVTMRQLLESGVHFGHQTRRWNPKMKRFIFTERNGIYIIDLQKSLSYIDRAYDFVKETVAHGGTILFIGTKKQAQEAISEQAARVGMPYVNQRWLGGMLTNFSTVHKRLQRLKELEELDFDNVAGSGLTKKELLMRRREKDKLERTLGGIRDMGRVPSAVWVVDTKKEHIAISEAKKLGIPVVAILDTNCDPDEVDYPIPGNDDAIRAVGLLTRVVADGVAAGLMARSGAARGDEKPAAAEPLAEWERELIEQGTGDAAAEAQPEAQAEVEAPAAEAEAAPEAEAEAEAEAPAPAAEAAPEAAAAADAEPQA; encoded by the coding sequence ATGGCCCCCGTCGTCACCATGCGACAGCTGCTTGAGAGCGGCGTTCACTTCGGTCACCAGACCCGGCGCTGGAACCCGAAGATGAAGCGATTCATCTTCACCGAGCGCAACGGCATCTACATCATCGACCTGCAGAAGTCGCTCTCCTACATCGACCGCGCGTACGACTTCGTCAAGGAGACCGTCGCCCACGGCGGCACCATCCTGTTCATCGGCACCAAGAAGCAGGCTCAGGAGGCCATCTCCGAGCAGGCTGCCCGGGTCGGGATGCCGTACGTCAACCAGCGTTGGCTGGGTGGCATGCTCACCAACTTCTCCACCGTGCACAAGAGGCTTCAGCGGCTGAAGGAGCTCGAGGAGCTCGACTTCGACAACGTCGCGGGCTCGGGGCTCACCAAGAAGGAGCTCCTCATGCGCCGTCGTGAGAAGGACAAGCTCGAGCGCACGCTCGGCGGTATCCGTGACATGGGCCGCGTGCCCAGCGCCGTGTGGGTCGTCGACACCAAGAAGGAGCACATCGCGATCAGCGAGGCCAAGAAGCTTGGCATCCCTGTGGTCGCGATCCTCGACACCAACTGCGACCCCGACGAGGTCGACTACCCGATCCCGGGCAACGACGACGCCATTCGCGCCGTCGGTCTGCTGACCCGGGTCGTGGCCGACGGTGTCGCGGCCGGTCTGATGGCTCGCTCCGGCGCCGCCCGCGGTGACGAGAAGCCCGCCGCCGCCGAGCCGCTGGCCGAGTGGGAGCGCGAGCTCATCGAGCAGGGCACCGGCGACGCCGCGGCCGAGGCACAGCCCGAGGCGCAGGCCGAGGTCGAGGCTCCCGCGGCTGAGGCTGAGGCTGCTCCTGAGGCTGAGGCTGAGGCTGAGGCTGAGGCGCCCGCTCCCGCGGCCGAAGCTGCTCCTGAGGCCGCTGCCGCGGCTGACGCCGAGCCGCAGGCCTGA
- a CDS encoding murein hydrolase activator EnvC family protein, whose protein sequence is MAIPVPGLPAPAPGRRYPLRPHVPTPADLHALAQRSPALLALADHRSRAEVALGSPGGTGSLIIAALRPARSRRPTGYPQPPSPSPAPSPESRSPPDHPAALNQTRGMTSPSPTSTPSQEPTAPATAQPSTPTQEAAPPRTRQTPTLRPEPTAPRAAQPVTPTQGAAPPRTGQTPTPRPQPAASRIAQSVTPTREPPPPRIRQTLMTAQGALTTLLFAAAAFLLLPAPPARASPPTWRWPLDGHPRVLRRFTPPPEPWLAGHRGIDLAASPSTPVLAAGPGTVRFAGPVAGKGVVTVEHESGLRTTYLPVKASVRRGQPVAPGSTLGFIEASPGHCPESCLHWGLRRGTHYLDPLLLLGQATIRLLPFWHEDENPLSPPNEHSLQDADEHERPVQPPVEEITRPLITQLPRSPAALRPAPPATSKALTATPPALTSITPTTHGPSPDTSSTSRHASTPSQRHPLAAADSFIHTTTAGRRDRPNSPTTTLDFLTRSTSTTTTSAIGLGTLLGIGLLITAVRTRRRSRTDHRPRRRGQHRATAGEDQVPENTGARHRGEKRPAPSHPTTTNARPGRHRKSATDGN, encoded by the coding sequence ATGGCCATTCCCGTCCCAGGGCTGCCCGCGCCCGCTCCCGGGCGCAGGTACCCGCTCCGCCCGCACGTGCCCACTCCCGCTGACCTGCACGCTCTTGCTCAGCGCTCGCCGGCGCTCCTGGCGCTGGCGGATCACCGCTCCAGGGCCGAAGTCGCGCTCGGATCGCCGGGCGGAACCGGGAGCCTCATCATCGCAGCTCTTCGCCCCGCCCGAAGCCGCCGTCCGACCGGTTATCCACAACCCCCAAGCCCCTCACCCGCTCCGTCCCCAGAATCCCGTTCGCCTCCCGACCACCCAGCCGCGCTCAACCAAACTCGCGGCATGACCTCTCCTTCTCCGACCTCTACACCCAGCCAAGAACCCACAGCACCCGCCACTGCTCAACCCTCCACACCCACGCAAGAAGCCGCACCACCGCGCACTCGCCAAACCCCCACTCTCAGGCCAGAACCCACAGCACCTCGCGCTGCTCAACCCGTCACACCCACCCAAGGAGCCGCACCGCCCCGCACTGGCCAAACCCCCACTCCCAGGCCACAACCCGCAGCATCCCGCATTGCTCAATCCGTCACGCCCACCCGAGAACCCCCACCACCCCGCATTCGCCAAACCCTCATGACAGCCCAAGGCGCCCTGACAACACTGCTCTTCGCTGCCGCCGCGTTCCTTCTTCTCCCCGCTCCCCCAGCAAGAGCATCTCCACCCACATGGCGCTGGCCGCTGGACGGACACCCCCGCGTGCTGCGCCGCTTCACCCCACCACCCGAGCCCTGGCTTGCCGGACATCGCGGCATCGACCTGGCCGCTTCCCCATCCACCCCAGTCCTGGCGGCCGGTCCCGGCACAGTCCGCTTCGCAGGCCCCGTAGCTGGAAAAGGTGTGGTCACCGTCGAGCACGAGAGCGGCCTCCGTACGACGTACCTCCCTGTCAAAGCGTCCGTACGGCGAGGCCAACCCGTCGCCCCGGGATCCACGCTCGGCTTCATAGAAGCCTCACCAGGCCACTGCCCGGAGTCATGCCTCCACTGGGGCCTCCGACGCGGCACCCATTACCTCGATCCCCTCCTGCTCCTGGGCCAGGCGACTATCCGCCTCCTCCCCTTCTGGCACGAGGACGAGAACCCGCTCTCGCCTCCGAATGAGCACTCCCTCCAAGATGCCGACGAGCACGAGCGCCCCGTCCAGCCACCAGTGGAAGAGATCACCAGACCGCTCATCACACAGCTACCAAGATCCCCAGCCGCCCTCCGCCCAGCACCACCCGCAACATCAAAGGCGCTGACCGCCACCCCGCCCGCCCTCACCTCGATCACGCCCACCACCCACGGCCCGTCCCCCGACACCTCATCGACAAGCCGTCACGCCAGCACGCCAAGCCAGCGCCACCCCCTGGCAGCCGCCGACTCCTTCATTCACACCACCACCGCAGGCCGGAGAGACCGCCCAAATTCCCCCACCACAACGCTCGACTTCCTGACCCGCTCGACCTCGACCACCACGACATCCGCCATCGGCCTCGGCACGCTGTTAGGGATAGGTCTCCTGATCACCGCCGTGCGCACCCGCAGACGTAGTCGAACAGACCACCGTCCCCGAAGAAGGGGCCAGCACCGCGCCACCGCAGGAGAAGATCAAGTGCCCGAGAACACCGGCGCCAGGCACCGTGGTGAGAAGCGCCCAGCGCCCAGCCACCCCACAACCACCAACGCAAGGCCCGGCCGCCACCGCAAATCCGCGACCGACGGAAATTAG
- a CDS encoding epoxide hydrolase family protein, translating into MEIQPFTIAVPQPDVDDLKVRLARTRWPDELPGVGWSRGVPLEFLKELVAYWAEGYDWRVAEARLNEYPQFTTDIDGQRIHFLHVRSANPDALPLVLTHGYPSAFAEFTMLIEHLRQDFHVVVPSLPGFAFSTPVGETGWAMGRTARAWAELMRRLGYDRYGVHGGDIGAGVSGAVAGLDGEHVVGIHVATDPYTAAATATFLPGLADRLDPADPVDQLALERMAQFRDDGSGYLAIQNTRPQTIGYLFNDSPVGQLGWIAESFERWTDLPYDREQLLTIASLYWFTGSGISAARFLYEQAHSFEWGAPPAVPQGFAVFGADPTVRKLINPSAEAHWTEYERGGHFPAMEAPEMLATDLWVFFGG; encoded by the coding sequence ATGGAAATTCAGCCGTTCACCATCGCTGTCCCTCAGCCCGATGTCGACGACCTGAAAGTCCGGTTGGCCCGGACTCGCTGGCCGGATGAGCTGCCCGGTGTCGGCTGGAGTCGCGGGGTGCCGCTGGAGTTTCTGAAGGAGCTGGTTGCGTACTGGGCCGAGGGTTACGACTGGCGCGTGGCCGAGGCGCGGCTCAACGAGTATCCGCAGTTCACCACCGATATCGACGGGCAGCGGATCCACTTCCTGCATGTCCGCTCCGCCAATCCCGACGCTCTGCCGCTGGTGCTCACTCATGGCTACCCCAGCGCGTTCGCCGAGTTCACCATGCTGATCGAGCACCTGCGGCAGGACTTTCATGTCGTGGTCCCGTCGCTGCCCGGTTTCGCCTTCTCCACGCCGGTGGGTGAGACCGGCTGGGCGATGGGCCGTACCGCTCGGGCCTGGGCCGAGCTGATGCGGCGGCTCGGCTACGACCGATACGGCGTCCACGGCGGCGACATCGGCGCCGGGGTGTCCGGTGCGGTGGCCGGCCTTGATGGCGAGCATGTCGTGGGCATTCATGTGGCGACCGATCCGTACACCGCGGCGGCCACGGCCACGTTCCTGCCCGGCCTGGCCGACAGGCTCGACCCGGCGGACCCGGTCGACCAGTTGGCCTTGGAGCGGATGGCGCAGTTCCGCGACGACGGCTCCGGTTACCTGGCGATCCAGAACACCCGGCCCCAGACCATCGGCTACCTGTTCAACGACTCGCCCGTGGGGCAGCTCGGGTGGATCGCTGAGAGCTTCGAACGGTGGACCGATCTGCCCTACGACCGGGAGCAGCTTCTCACGATCGCCAGCCTCTACTGGTTCACCGGCTCTGGCATCTCCGCCGCTCGTTTCCTGTACGAGCAGGCCCATTCCTTTGAATGGGGTGCGCCGCCGGCCGTACCGCAAGGTTTTGCGGTGTTCGGCGCCGATCCCACCGTCCGTAAGCTCATCAACCCGTCGGCGGAGGCCCACTGGACCGAGTATGAGCGGGGCGGACATTTCCCGGCCATGGAGGCGCCGGAGATGCTGGCGACGGATCTGTGGGTCTTCTTCGGGGGTTGA
- the pyrH gene encoding UMP kinase gives MLKLSGEAFAGSEPLGIDPVIVDHLADSIAEAVKEGVQVAVVVGGGNMFRGATLSQGGIDRARADYMGMLGTVINCLALQDFLERRGVETRVQTAITMQQVAEPFLPRRAIRHLEKGRVVIFGAGLGSPYFSTDTAASQRALEIGAEALLKGTQVDGIYDSDPRKNPDAVRFDHLDYGEVLLRDLAVMDATAISLCKDNDLPIVVFDLMGEGNILRAVRGEKIGTLVSPAGK, from the coding sequence ATGCTGAAGTTGTCAGGCGAGGCGTTCGCCGGTAGCGAGCCGCTGGGCATCGATCCGGTGATCGTCGATCATCTGGCCGATTCGATCGCCGAGGCCGTCAAGGAAGGCGTACAGGTCGCGGTCGTGGTCGGCGGCGGCAACATGTTCCGCGGCGCCACCCTGTCGCAAGGAGGCATCGACCGCGCCAGAGCCGACTACATGGGCATGCTCGGCACGGTCATCAACTGCCTGGCCCTGCAGGACTTCCTCGAGCGGCGGGGCGTCGAGACGCGCGTCCAGACCGCCATCACCATGCAGCAGGTGGCCGAGCCGTTCCTGCCGCGCCGCGCGATCAGGCACCTCGAGAAGGGGCGCGTGGTCATCTTCGGTGCGGGGCTCGGCTCGCCGTACTTCTCCACCGACACCGCGGCGTCCCAGCGGGCCCTGGAGATCGGCGCGGAGGCGCTGCTCAAGGGAACGCAGGTGGACGGGATCTACGACTCCGATCCACGCAAAAATCCGGATGCGGTCAGGTTCGACCACCTTGACTACGGCGAGGTGCTGCTCCGCGACCTCGCGGTCATGGACGCCACCGCGATCAGCCTGTGCAAGGACAACGACCTGCCGATCGTGGTCTTCGACCTCATGGGCGAGGGCAACATCCTGCGAGCGGTACGCGGTGAGAAAATCGGCACGCTGGTGAGTCCCGCAGGCAAATGA
- a CDS encoding tyrosine recombinase XerC yields the protein MSGGVGREEVVGEFGRHLRIERDLSQHTVRAYLTDVNSLLDHVDGRLEGLDIGVLREWLAGQYRAGKARATLARRTACVRTFTAYCYRRGWLAADPGLLLGSAKAARPLPAVLAQEQAQAVLEAPSAGEPKELRDQALLELLYATGVRVSELCGLDVDDVDRDRRVIRVLGKGRKERSVPFGLPALRAVDRWCIHGRPLWVRARSGAALFLGVRGGRIDAGTVRRVVHARLAQVDGAPDMGPHGLRHSAATHLLEGGADLRSVQELLGHASLNTTQIYTHVSIERLRAAYRQAHPRA from the coding sequence ATGAGCGGGGGTGTCGGTCGTGAAGAAGTAGTGGGGGAGTTTGGGCGACATCTGCGGATTGAGCGGGACCTTTCGCAGCACACGGTGCGGGCCTACCTGACTGACGTGAACTCCTTGCTTGATCATGTGGATGGCCGGTTGGAAGGACTTGATATCGGGGTGCTCCGTGAGTGGCTGGCTGGGCAGTATCGGGCCGGCAAGGCTCGGGCCACGCTGGCGCGGCGGACCGCTTGCGTTCGTACCTTTACCGCCTACTGCTACCGCCGCGGCTGGCTTGCGGCAGATCCGGGGTTGTTGCTGGGCAGCGCGAAGGCAGCTCGGCCGTTGCCTGCCGTTCTCGCTCAGGAGCAGGCGCAGGCCGTCCTGGAGGCGCCCTCGGCTGGGGAGCCCAAGGAACTTCGAGATCAAGCCCTTCTTGAGCTGCTGTACGCCACCGGTGTGCGGGTGAGCGAGTTGTGTGGGCTCGACGTCGATGATGTGGATCGGGATCGGCGTGTCATCCGGGTCCTGGGCAAAGGGCGTAAGGAAAGGTCTGTGCCGTTTGGGCTGCCTGCTCTTCGGGCGGTGGACAGGTGGTGTATTCACGGGCGGCCGTTGTGGGTTCGGGCGCGGTCAGGGGCTGCGCTCTTCCTTGGGGTACGGGGCGGTCGCATCGATGCTGGGACGGTTCGGCGGGTCGTGCATGCGCGGCTGGCTCAGGTGGATGGGGCTCCGGACATGGGGCCGCACGGGTTGCGGCACAGTGCGGCGACTCACTTGCTCGAGGGTGGTGCGGATCTACGGAGTGTTCAGGAGCTGCTCGGGCATGCGTCTCTGAACACCACGCAGATCTATACGCATGTCTCGATCGAGCGGCTGAGAGCGGCTTACCGTCAGGCCCATCCGAGGGCCTGA